Genomic window (Apodemus sylvaticus chromosome 22, mApoSyl1.1, whole genome shotgun sequence):
TGAAGCAGAGCTTCGGCGTAACTCTGCACGGGACCGCCACTTGGCAGGGGTGACCTCCGTGCTTCCAGGAGGGTTCTCAGGATGGCGCGCACCTCCTCGATCTTGCCCAAGACCGGCTTGTGCAGCCGCAGCAAGGCCCCCAGGCGGGGGAACGTGTTGAAGAGCTGCGAGTGGGCGGGACAGAGATGAGGTGACAGATGCGATTGCCGTGAGCAAGCCAAATCCATGCAGGTGCGTCTGGGCGACAAACGAGTCGGGGCAATGCTGCCCCTGGCCACAAGAGGGCGCCAGACCAGCAGTGCTGGGGGCTTGTCACCCTCCTGGAAGTCCAGGGTGTAGGAGGGAGTCTCAGGGTGTTCAGGAAGGAGCCGCCTGACCTGATATATTTGGATGGCTCTATGCAAGACCCAAATACTCTTTGCTGCCTAGGGACGTGTTcctttctatctattatctattatcgcTGAAGGGGAAAATCAGAAGGGGAATGACTACCATGGAGAAGGAGTCACAGCCATGCGGGCTCACAGGTCTTGGGGTCCGGCAATGTGTGGCCTACAATAGAGTGGGTCTGATGCCAATAAGTATTCAGAATTCAGGGTGCACTGGCAGGTAATTACTGGGGAAAACGCCTCATACTACTCTAAGTGGTGAGGACCATCTCTACTGCCCGGGCTATCCAGGGGAACCCTGCCTCCTTCATCCCCTGAAGGGAGTGCTCTGGGGTTGACCTCACTGCCTGCTCCTACTACATGAGTGGGAAGGCAAACCTAAGGGCAGGCTCACCACAGTGGCTGTTCCTCCTCACCTCTGTGGGGCCTCATCCTGAGCCAGGACCCAACTGTAAATAAAGCCCAGGTCCTGAGTGTCTAGGCTTCGGTCCAAAGCCAGGACTCTTTAAATGTTAGGGCCCTGGACATGAGAAGGGCTGGGTTTCGTAATTTCTGTGATGAGGAGATTAAGAAGGTacctagccaggcatggtaggtaacacacacctttagttccagcactcagggggcaaaGAGGAGTGgatctgagttcgaagccagcctggtctacatagacagttccaggacagccagggtgtcTACATAGAGACaccctctttcaaaaaataaataagtaagagGAAAGGTGCCTGGGTGTGGGGGACCCCTTGGATGCAGGTCCCACAAACTGAAACGGCCCTTGCACACACGTCAGCAGCCGCACTTATTTCTGTAGGGTGTGTGAATAGGTGGGACTCCTTAGTCCAGAGCCCCGGAGAGCACAGGGCCTGGTTCATGTGCAAAACATGCTAACCAATGTCTGTCTTTGGCCGAGGTCACACGTTCTTTGTTGGAAGATTGCTAGGACCAACCAGCCCTGACCTCAGGGTTTAGAACTGGGCCCCACACTCTCGTTCACCTGGGGCTCAATTTCCTGTCGGGTGGCAAACTCTCACCTGTATGCCAGGTGACCCCAACAGGACCATGACCTGGTCAATGAGACTCAGCAGGGACACAAACACAGGATCCTGGTAGTCAAAGCGCTGGCCGAAGAGGAGCGTGAAGGTGATGTTGCAGGGTGCCCAACCCAATAGGGCCAGGGGTAAGGGCTGGCCTGGAGGTCAGGGAGGAAGACAGGCCTCAGGTGGGCATAGATGCCGGGCAGGCGCATCCTGGTCCCCCCGTGCTCACCTCCATAGCTGTCCAGCTGCCCTTTAAGACAGGCTAGCTCCTGCAGCACCTTGTCCACCATGGATAGCTGTCGCACACCCAGGCTCTGCAGGGTGCGCACGGTGAATTGACGAGCCGCCCTCCAGTGCGCTCCAGACGAAAAGAAGATGCCTGTCGGGTAGACATGAGCCCTGAGTCCCAGCCACTCCCCATCTGACGATGCATGCAGGGAACAGGAGGCCCACTCTGGGGGGCCCTGGGCTCAACTCCAAGCCCCTCCCACTCGGAGGTTACCctgggtcaccctcctcctgccTTGCAATAGACTGATCCCGTCTATCTAGCCCTAGTACCAACCCAAGAGGCCAAGTCCCCTCCCCATCTGGCAAGGAACCCCGGTGCCCACCTACCCCCACCTCGCTGGATGTGCTGGAAGATAGGGATGGGGGGCCGGTCGGCTAGCTCATGGCCAGTTCCAACCAAGGCCTCCCTCACCAGCTCGTAGCCTGACAGCACCACGGTCTTCTGAGATCCCAGATGAACTGTGAACATTGGCCCGTAGCGTTCTGAGAGCTGGTAGGGACAGACAGGCGTCAGACAAGCAGTCTTCACCACCCTCTAAGAGCTACATACAGCTGTACTGTACACAGGCTGGAAGCGCCCCACCAGTCTCCCCAGGAGGAGGACACTATTCAAATGTTTAAACTTCCACCGCCCCTATTTCAAAGCGAAAACGTTGAAAATGAGAAAGCCGGAGTGAGTTTGTGCCTCTCTCCGAGAGCCGTGGCTGGATCTGCCCGGTATCTGCTCCTTAGACTCAGCCCTGAGGTAGGGCCTGAGCCTCTGAATCTAGAGCCTGCAGCCACGTGAGAGTCTAGCATGATCCACCCTAGGAAAGGTGGGGCAGAGTCACTTCAAGCCAGCTCTGCAGCCGTGTGGATCTCTGCGTGCAAGAGCCCCCCAGACAAAATTCAAGGACCTCCACCCCACTGAGCCAGTTAGTCCTGGCTAGGGGCAGTACAATCAGATTACCTTCATATCTGGGTTCTGGGGAGAAGCCATACCCAGTTAATACCCTTCCCAGACAAGGGCATAGCTGTGCATTATGCTGCCCTgctccatttctgggtcttctagaCATACCTGCCAGGTTCTTCCTCATTGTCCCAGAGCCCACCCTGACCACCACTCCTGAACCCTGAACCTTGGCTGCACTGCCCAGCTGTTTCTAGCTATCTGTCTGccgatatctatctatctatctatctatctatctatctatctatctatctgtctatcttttATTTACAGTCCTGGTATAGAACCAGTCCCTCATGAATGTTAAGCAAGCACACTACggtgagctatatccccagcctaGGTCCCTCTTGCTTCCAATATCTGCTCTCTGAGGACAAGCCCCTGGCATCCTGTATCCCCCAATTGGCTTTCCTTGTCAGAACTGGGACACAGACACCGTGTGAGCTGTGAGATGATATAGCGTTGCCCACCCTACCTCCATCAGTGCCCGGTCTTGTTGGGTGACACCCAGCAAATGCAGGTTCCCCAGGAACGGCAGAGGACGAGGCCCGGGGGGCCACCGAGGGGCCAGAGAGGGGTTCCGGGCACAGCCCTGGAGCAGTCCCCACAGCCCCAGAAGTAGCAAGATCCCCCAGACACCCACGAGCAGCAGAGCCATGTGAACAGCTGGATAGCGAATCCTCAGCTCTCCAGGGGCCCAGTGAGGCCTCTGCCTTATAGCCATCCTCCCCAGGGCGTGCCggcaccccacccaccccaccaccctGAGAATGTGGAAAGAGCAGTTCGCAGGGGACAGCCCAACAGGAGGCTTAAAGCTACAGGCTATGTGGAATGTGGGGTCGCCTCTGTGGCAGGGGGGCCTGGGTTGGGGGCTGAAAAGACCTCTGGATGCAGTACAGTGCCAAGGCTTTTTGGTCACAGATTGTCCATGCGGGGTCAGGCTTCCAAGATACCTGCATCCCTCCAGGTTCCAGTGTCACGGGTCAGAGCTTTGTCGATTCTGTCCCCAACTTTGGGAacctatagttctttgtggtTTCCCACCAAAGTAAAATTTCTGGGACTTTGAGACTGGATCCTCATCCTGTGGCCTCAAATTGTAGCCTCCAGTGGCAAGACTCTATTGCCCCTCAGGGACAGGACCTCTACACAACACTGAATGCCCTGTGCAGTCAAGGACTTCTCTAACTACAAGGACCTCAAAGCTCATAGCCTTCAGAAGTGGTGAGTGTCTGCTTACGTTGAGGGAGCTCACCCCAGCAGCCTGGAGTACGGGGCACAACCACCTAGACACGGAGGGGCCATTAGTAGACTGTGAACAGATACAGCAGGTGGCTGGGTTTACAGCCCTAGCAGTCTGGGCTCTAATCAGGTCTCTTAAACCCTGGAGGCCTCACTGGGGAGGAGGTGCCCCAGCGAGAAGGGGCTATACGGGGCGGGTGGCTCTTGGCACCAGAAGTAGCTCGGTTGCTTCCCGCAGCCTGCCTCGACATGAGGCACCCGAGAGTCCTATACCCCGTGCAGGGCCCCTCTATCCCCTGGGGTGTCATCCACGCCCTGCACAAACGCTGAActaaggcagaagcagaagccgTCCACACTCCTTACAGCCAGGTCTTGCTCCCCTGTCTGGAGAGAAGCCCAGCCTAGATTGCATTTCACCTTAGCACCCCTCTTCCTGAAACAGCAGGAGCCTGGGCTGGGACAGCCCCCCGTCGCCATTGTGGATATCTGGGTCATGTTTCAACCAACTGCCACCAAGGCCACTTACGGAGCATCCAAGCTAAGGATGCTACCCAGCCAGGAAAATCTACCTAATTGATGCAGGAAATACTTATCAAGCAGTTGCTGTGTGCCAGACGTGGCCAGGAGGGAGGGAAATCAGCAGCAGAGGGACTGATAGGATTCTGATGTCACAGTCCCAGGGCAAGACTGGTGTCACTCAACTTGCCACTGAGCATGCACTGGAAGGGAGGAGGTCAGGGCAGATCGTGTGTTGTGAGTCGGCACGGCAGCTAGTAGGGTGAGATTTGCCTGGCTGTCAGGGACAGGGTGATATTGGAGGTGGGTGTAGAAAAGCCAGACAGGCTGGGACACGAGACTTGTCAGGGTGATCAGGGGCTGGAGTCTGCAGCCCCTCCGGAGCAGGCATGAGTTCCCACGCCAGCAGGAGAGTCCCTGTGGCTTCAGTGAAGACCCACAGAAACTCACTTCAGACTTGCCTGGGTGAGTTAAGTGTTGTGATGTCCAGGCGTCTCTGGATAGCTCTCCCTGCAGTATCCATGCTTCTCCGCGACGGGTGTGGCccaaatcctcctgcttctgcctcccagggctgggatcacagacgGCACTCTCCAGCTACCTTGGAGGTTATTTTGCAAAATGAATTTtagttttgttgtggttgttgctgTCCTTTGTctgtttgatacagggtctcatggaactcgggctggctttgaactcctaatcctccagCCTCTCCTTCTCTAGGGCTTAGATTACTAGTACACACCATGCTGaaaaggtctgtgtgtgtgtgtgtgtgtgtgtgtgtccatatgtgcaGGTTCACGTGTGTGagtacaagcatacacacataccacagcctgagtgtagaggtcagaggatgacctctagaggtcagaggatgacctcTGGTGTCAATTCTCACCTTGCACCTTGTTTGCGATGGGATCCCTTGTTGGTAGCTGCCTAAGAACTACCAGCTGGTGTGAGGGCTTCTGGGATTTCTCCTGCTCTGGCACCTCCCATCTTGCTGTAGATGCACTGAGAGGGCGGGGCAGTGTTACACACTTCACATAGGATCTGGGATCCTCAGACTGGCACAGCAAGCCTTTACCCCCTGGGCCGCATTTCCCCACCTCACCTTGTTTATTCAGACAGGATCTCtccctggcctggagctcagcaaCTCTGCTAGGCTGGCCAGCCAACTAGCCTTCGAGggcttttgcctcagcctcctcagttgTACGGTTACAAATGTGTACCACATGCTTTTTGGCCTGGGTTTTTGCATGGGaactggggatggaactcaagtcttcatgcttataCATGCCTGCTCATCTATTCTCCACACATGTAATATTATTAACATATACTAGACCACATGCATAAAACACGTGTCCTGGGGTGCAGATTAGCAGCACTGGTACAATTTAGCAGCAGTCCATTCACCAAAGCATGCAACAGAATCAGGGCTCCATCTACCAGtgctgagagaggaagggaaggaggaaaggaaggagggaagaaaggagggagggaggaagggagggagatttAAAGCAGATCCTAATGAGCTTTCTCAGCTGTCTGAGCCACTACCTCGATTAAGCTAGCAAACATCAGTCACCCCACAGCTTCTTTGAGCCCAGTGTGTCCCCCACCATACAGCTGTCATACACTGCTTGATGCTATTTTTAACATGACTGTGTACCCAGAATTAGACATGGGCCTCCTCTGCTGTGCTGGGCGTGACGGGTGTGAGTATGCACCGCTTGTTCCCGGTCTTAAGCTGTCACAAAGCAATCTGCTAAAGATATGAGGGTAGAACAGAGGGAGGtgagcacacctgtgatcccagctctagagaggctaaggcaggaggattgtgagatCTGGAGCAGCGTGTCCTATAAAGTAAGACTTGACACATCTCTTGTGCACAGCCACAAGAGATGTGACAAAGTAGATTCTGAGTGAAGGTGCTGGAGTTTGTTGTTATTTCTTGTGGTgcttgctgggaatcaaaccaatgGGCCTtgctaggcaggggctctaccactgagccacaccccagcccctccctgggggattctaggcaggggctctatcactgtgccacacccccagcccctccctgggggattctaggcagggactctaccactgagccacgccccaggcccctccctgggggattctaggcaggggctctgtcactgagccacacccccagcccctcactgggggattctaggcaggtattcgatgaaagaaaaaatagaaataaaaaggaaggataTGACCTCTTCTAGGTATGGTGGAGGAAGTTTGTTGTTGATATGAGGGAGATCATAGCTAGAGgaagggacatctgggagagtccaaaGTGAACATGACCTTAAGCAGGGCAGTGTGAGGAGAGGGGGTGgtagagatgggggagggctaGGAGAGAAAAGGGTAAATGAATTCTGGGtaaccaaaatggctggattatatagggaaatTCAGCTGAGGGGCAGAGCagtccagcccctgggctggagaagtttagggCAGAGGGCGTGGCATGCCAGCTGTACCCACTTACAACCGGtaaggactgagggatgctgggagaacctggcagccaggtctgctttgatatgttaaatagctGCCTCCATTAGCCATTCTTTTACCCAAGTTTGAGACCTAACAATCTACTATTGAATTACATCCCCAGTCCTAAGACAGGGTCTATTTGTATAGCCCAGGAAGactgggctgaccttgaacccctcctcccagtcctcgCTTCTCCTCCAGGGAGCAGGCTGGCACTGCAGGAGTGCCTGatagctgttcttttttttttttaatgctgggGATTAAGTCTCAGCTTTTACTAAGCTAAGTCCCCAGCCCCGGGGctgttctcttttttaatttttatggaaTTTCCCCACACCCAACAAAGGTGTGGCACCAACAGTCTCCAGCGTGGTTGCTCAATCCTCTGAGGGTCTGTTCGTTCTTATCAGACTCCGTGGGGCCAGACTGATGGATGCCCTGGGCTAGTcctgcaggcagagctctgattGTCTGGCTTGGGCTACACCTAGCCTTGACCTGCTGTGGAGGCCAATATCCCCCAAAGGTGGCCACATAGATGGTCCCTACCATACGTCCTTCAAGTAATATGATATTTTGTCATCTTCCTATAAGAAGGGGTCTGTATTTCCCACACTTGGACCTAGGGATCCTGTGGGGATACTGTAGCACCCCAGAGGCTAGGGCATTAAGAGATATAGTTCCCGCCAAGTTTTGAGGCCCCAGTGCCCTGCTGGGAGGAAGCCTGAGTGGCCTGGACGAGCCCAGGTGTAGACCACTAACAGTCTAAGGACATAGCCATGCTCCCGTCGTCAGCCTGAGTGGGCCGGTATAGTGGCCATGAGTTCTTTCACACAACCATGAGGGCTTGAGTTTGAATCCCTAACattcacataaaaagccaggcatggctgtgtGTGCCAGCAACCCCATCGGGAaaacagagacaagtggatcGCGAGAGCTTGTGGCCAGCCAGCTTTGCCAAAAATGATGAGCTGCCAATTCAGAGAGAGACCCCACCTCAGAGCAATATGGAAGATGCTTGACATccttctctggtctccacatgtgcacatacgGGTGCATCCAGctacacaccccccacacacacactcgcacgcacgcatgcatgcacatacacacacacactcgcacgcatgcacgcatgcacacacatacacacacatgcacacacacacacatgcacacatgcacacacacttgcatgcacgcatgcatgtgtgcgcacatgcgtgcgtgcacatacacacacatacacattcatgaaTGCTCTTGGCAGGGTGGTACACAACACTTGGAAAATCAGCACTTccaaggcagagggaggcagaacttaatgagttcgaggccagccagagctacagagtgagagccAGTCTTAAACCAGAGCcataatcaaaatcaaaacaaatgacAACACAGAAGAGCTCATACAAGGCAGTAGCCGTGTCCTAGGAATGGTGGGCTGAAAGTCGCTGTCATAGCCCAGACACCAGCCCCGACTGTTTTCTTGGTTTCTCGGGGATGCCTGACAGAGGTTCTGTCACCCCAGGGACAGagatctctttttattttaagtggaAAAGGAGTGTTTGCTGAGTCATAAAAGCCACCATTGTTCGTGGCTCAAAAAACATTAATGAGTAACTCAGTGTGTGGCCCGTGGTTCCAGGCATGGGAAAGGTGTGGAAGAGCTATTTATATGATAAGAAGAAAGTATAGTTTCCTTCTGGAGCCTCTCCAcaactctcacctctctctctctctctctctctctctctctctgtgtgtgtgtgtgtgtgtgtgtgtgtgtgtgtgtacacacgtgtgcacGCGCCATCAGGTGTCCTGCTCTATCTCTCCACCTTATCCCGCTGTGACAGGGTGTTTGCTCAACCTGGAGCCAGGCTGGCCGCCAGCAGGACCCACCCCTTACAGTGGTGAGATTAGAGGCCCATGCTACCCagcctggctttttcttttcttttctttatttattttttggtgggctctggggatttgaactcaggtcctcatgttgatATAGTAAGTGTCCTTGCCTGCTAGGCTCATCCACGCCCTGCCCCCCAGGCCCCTTCTTGAGAGGTGAACTGATGGTGAGCCGGAATGGGCTTTCTGGAGGCTGGTTAGGGAGATGGTACTCCTCTGCAGGGCAGTCTCTAGGTCTGATAATCCAGCCTCCCAGACAGGAAGCCAGGATGGGGTCCAACAGGAAGACCACTGGATACCTGTGGAGGAGGGAAGTCGGGCAAGATAGAAAAGGCTGAGTGGATCTGCTGGCCGAGCGCCTCTCTGCAGCCCCTGGGAACTGCTTTTGCTACTGGACACCGGAAGTGTTCATGATGTTGCGATCTGTCAAAGGGCTGTAGAGGGAGAGCTCACCCCAGGGAGCTGCCATGAGTCCATTGATCCCATCCTGCCCACTGCCAGGGCCTGGCATGGTGTGGACCATAGCATCTATCTGTGGCAGACATGGAGTAATGGCCAGTGTCCTACAAGGACAGCCAGTGCAGGGAGGCAGGAGCGAGTGGTCTTCACTGTCCCCAAGCTGAAAAGCAGGGGCGCTGGGAACAGGTGTTATTGCCACAACAATAGCGAAGAGTCAGTAGAGTGCACCCCACTACCATAGAACATTTGTCCCAAATCCATGTGGCATAGTCCCAGCCCCCCAGGACCTAATGGCCTATTTTGAAATAATGTTGTGGCGCATGTAAGCAGCAGAGGTTAAAGCTGGGATGAGCTGGGCAACGTGgagcacaactttaatcccagcacttgggaggcagaggcaggtggatctgagttcgaggccagcttggtctacagagtgagttccaggactgccaaggtTACTTTATCTTAGGAagcagagaaaccttatcttaggaagaaagaaagaaagaaagaaagaaagaaagaaagaaagaaagaaagaaagaaagaaagaaagaaagaaagaaagaaagaaagaaagaaagaaagaaagaaagaaagaaagaaaagaaagaagaaagaaagaaagaaaagaaaagaaaggaaaagacggagaaggaaagaaagaaagaaagaagaaagaaaagaaaggaaaagacagataggaagaaagaaagaaagaaagaaagaaagaaagaaagaaagaaagaaagaaagaaaagaaaagaaaggaaaagacagaaggaaggaaggaaagaaagaaagaaagaaagaaagaaagaaagaaagaaagaaagaaagaaagaaagaaagagaaaattattgGGATGGCCCTACCCCAGTGTGGCAATTGTCCTCATAAAAGAAATACTTGGATACAGAAACATGGGAGAATGTCCCCAAAAGTGGAGGCCCTGTTACTAGCAGCCCAGAATTACCTA
Coding sequences:
- the LOC127672795 gene encoding cytochrome P450 2W1, with translation MALLLVGVWGILLLLGLWGLLQGCARNPSLAPRWPPGPRPLPFLGNLHLLGVTQQDRALMELSERYGPMFTVHLGSQKTVVLSGYELVREALVGTGHELADRPPIPIFQHIQRGGGIFFSSGAHWRAARQFTVRTLQSLGVRQLSMVDKVLQELACLKGQLDSYGGQPLPLALLGWAPCNITFTLLFGQRFDYQDPVFVSLLSLIDQVMVLLGSPGIQLFNTFPRLGALLRLHKPVLGKIEEVRAILRTLLEARRSPLPSGGPVQSYAEALLQQGQDDDPEDMFGEANVLACILDMVMAGTETTAATLQWAVFLMVKHPHVQGRVQEELDRVLGPGQLPQAEHQRALPYTSAVLHEVQRYITLLPHVPRCTAADVQLGGYLLPKGTPVIPLLTSVLLDKTQWETPSQFNPNHFLDAKGRFMKRGAFLPFSTGRRVCVGKSLARTELFLLFAGLLQRYHLLPPPGLSPADLDLRPAPAFTMRPPAQTLRVVPRS